In the Leptotrichia sp. oral taxon 212 genome, one interval contains:
- the guaA gene encoding glutamine-hydrolyzing GMP synthase, translated as MKEKIIIVDFGSQYSQLIARRIREMEVYCEIVPMVDIKQIKNGEDKIRGIIFSGGPASVYEKDSPTADKAVFDLGIPILGICYGMQLITHLNGGKVEKAESREFGKAILEVIDSQNPLLSDIPKTSSIWMSHNDHITVLPDGFEIIARTDSSIAAITNHNGIYALQFHPEVVHSECGTEIISNFVFNICKCEKNWKIKNFIQEKTKTIKETVGDEHVLLALSGGVDSSVAAVLINNAIGKQLTCMFVDTGLLRKDEGKKVLEYYKEHFDLNIVFVDAKDRFLNKLKGVDEPEAKRKIIGNEFIEVFNEEIRKLKGQEGAKFLAQGTIYPDVIESQSIKGPSHTIKSHHNVGGLPEDLKFELLEPLKELFKDEVRKVGHELGLPDTIISRHPFPGPGLGIRVIGEVTPDKVKILQEADDIFINELMAKGLYGKVDQAFVALLPVKTVGVMGDQRTYEYVAAIRSVNTIDFMTATWSKLPYEFLEEVSNKIINKVNGINRIVYDISSKPPGTIEWE; from the coding sequence GTGAAAGAGAAAATCATAATTGTCGACTTCGGTTCGCAGTACAGTCAGCTTATTGCCAGAAGAATAAGGGAAATGGAAGTTTACTGTGAAATCGTGCCTATGGTTGACATTAAACAGATTAAGAATGGAGAAGATAAAATCAGAGGGATAATCTTTTCAGGAGGTCCTGCCTCAGTTTACGAAAAGGATTCACCTACTGCAGACAAAGCAGTTTTTGATTTAGGAATTCCTATACTGGGAATATGTTACGGAATGCAGCTTATCACACATCTTAATGGTGGAAAAGTTGAAAAGGCTGAATCAAGGGAATTTGGAAAGGCAATTCTGGAAGTAATCGACAGTCAGAATCCGCTTCTTTCAGATATTCCAAAAACTTCAAGCATATGGATGAGCCATAATGACCATATTACAGTACTGCCTGACGGTTTTGAGATAATTGCCAGAACAGATTCATCAATCGCGGCCATTACAAACCATAATGGCATTTATGCACTGCAATTTCACCCGGAAGTAGTTCATTCCGAATGCGGAACTGAAATAATTTCAAACTTTGTATTTAATATATGTAAATGTGAGAAAAACTGGAAAATAAAAAACTTTATACAGGAAAAAACAAAGACAATAAAGGAAACTGTAGGAGACGAGCATGTTCTTCTTGCCCTTTCAGGAGGGGTAGATTCTTCTGTGGCTGCAGTTCTGATTAACAATGCAATAGGAAAGCAGCTTACATGCATGTTTGTCGATACAGGGCTTCTGAGAAAGGATGAAGGAAAAAAAGTCCTCGAATATTATAAGGAGCATTTTGACCTTAATATTGTATTCGTTGACGCAAAGGACAGATTCCTGAATAAGCTTAAAGGTGTGGATGAGCCTGAAGCCAAGAGAAAGATTATTGGAAATGAGTTTATTGAAGTATTCAATGAGGAAATCAGAAAGCTCAAAGGACAGGAAGGTGCAAAATTCCTTGCACAAGGTACAATCTACCCTGATGTTATTGAATCACAGTCTATAAAAGGTCCTTCCCATACTATAAAATCTCACCATAATGTAGGCGGACTGCCTGAAGACCTTAAATTTGAACTTCTTGAGCCTTTAAAGGAGCTGTTTAAGGATGAAGTAAGAAAAGTTGGGCATGAATTAGGACTGCCTGATACAATTATAAGCAGACATCCATTCCCGGGACCGGGGCTTGGAATAAGAGTTATCGGAGAAGTTACGCCTGACAAGGTAAAAATACTTCAGGAAGCTGATGATATCTTTATTAACGAGCTTATGGCCAAAGGACTTTATGGAAAGGTAGATCAGGCATTTGTAGCATTGCTTCCCGTGAAAACTGTAGGGGTGATGGGCGACCAGAGAACATACGAATATGTGGCTGCAATCCGTTCAGTAAATACAATCGACTTTATGACTGCCACATGGTCAAAACTGCCTTACGAATTCCTTGAGGAAGTGTCAAACAAGATTATAAACAAAGTAAACGGAATAAACAGAATTGTGTATGATATTTCTTCTAAGCCACCGGGAACAATTGAGTGGGAATAA